A region from the Anoplolepis gracilipes chromosome 2, ASM4749672v1, whole genome shotgun sequence genome encodes:
- the LOC140676298 gene encoding putative ferric-chelate reductase 1 homolog, which translates to MRIKMPRMLMFLAIGLLARVSGLPNGAPREACSDLMPRHPGSSLQSSYPPYQVLPAAGRGRVRLILGSPQGLAYEGFMIFARDIDTGEFVGEFTNLSDSARIIECSPGVKNGVTHTNTNKKHNLEIDWEAPVDYEGTIIFNSTFAQDYSTYWVGVESPRVTVDKRSIDVLTPPTPVTTFRTTTPPYYTRTVNYVTQNEEDPFYTGCHVTKNCFGAPAGCIKTKDCAAVVAVIVQGDEYHFEMQARGEAKYVAVGLSDDKNMGDDSVVECTNEDGEIALHTSWNSGRRNTRHATPEGAIELESASIKNDVIYCKFRRDKLTVIQGRTYDLVNTPYHLLVAAGKDLRRNGIDFHDIVYLGTSTSKKLSDVGEWTPASDLLIRLHGALMLASWIGTASIGMLLARYYRQTWVSSQLCGKDHWFAWHRFFMVLTWSMTIAAFVIIFVELGTWSSATIHASVGLATTILCFIQPFMAAVRPHPGAPRRALFNWAHWFVGNVAKICALIALFFAVRLNKAKLPEWVDWILTAYVVFYVLTHLILTFLGCISDRQASQRVNSFPMKDMHSRGSMVHPDARRDAPHSGIRKFIFGVYFVVIVLFAATLIVITVLAPIEETWATLTNSISSY; encoded by the exons ATGAGAATCA AAATGCCCAGGATGTTGATGTTTCTGGCCATCGGTTTGCTCGCGAGGGTATCGGGATTACCCAATGGAGCACCAAGGGAGGCATGCTCGGATCTGATGCCACGTCATCCGGGTAGCTCCCTCCAATCGTCGTATCCGCCTTATCAGGTGCTACCCGCAGCCGGGCGAGGCAGGGTCCGGCTGATCCTTGGAAGTCCCCAGGGCCTCGCGTATGAGGGTTTCATGATCTTCGCTAGAGACATCGACACCGGCGAATTTGTGGGAGAATTCACGAACCTGTCTGATTCCGCGAGAATCATCGAATGTAGTCCAGGCGTAAAG AATGGTGTGACTCATACGAACACGAACAAGAAGCACAATCTGGAAATTGATTGGGAAGCTCCGGTTGATTACGAGGGTACCATTATCTTCAA CTCCACCTTCGCTCAGGATTACAGCACGTATTGGGTCGGCGTAGAGTCGCCCAGAGTCACCGTCGACAAGCGGTCCATCGACGTATTGACCCCACCTACGCCTGTCACTACCTTCAGGACCACCACGCCGCCCTACTATACCCGCACCGTCAATTATGTG ACGCAGAATGAGGAGGACCCGTTCTACACGGGTTGCCACGTCACGAAGAACTGCTTTGGCGCGCCCGCGGGCTGTATAAAAACCAAGGACTGCGCCGCCGTGGTGGCCGTGATCGTGCAGGGCGACGAATATCATTTCGAGATGCAGGCGCGAGGGGAGGCCAAATATGTCGCTGTCGGTCTGTCGGACGACAAGAATATG GGCGACGACAGCGTAGTCGAGTGCACGAACGAGGACGGTGAAATTGCGTTACATACGTCTTGGAATTCCGGAAGGCGTAATACGCGCCATGCGACG CCGGAAGGTGCGATCGAATTGGAAAGTGCCTCGATCAAGAATGACGTAATTTACTGCAAATTTCGACGGGACAAGCTCACTGTTATTCAGGGACGTACATATGACCTTGTCAATACTCCGTACCATCTCCTTGTAGCCGCCGGGAAAGATCTACGAA gaaaTGGCATTGACTTTCACGACATCGTCTACCTTGGGACTAGTACTTCAAAGAAACTGTCCGACGTTGGAGAATGGACTCCAGCTAGCGACCTACTAATTCGCCTTCACGGTGCGCTTATGTTGGCATCGTGGATCGGCACGGCCTCCATCGGGATGTTACTTGCGAGATATTATAGACAGACATGGGTTAGCTCCCAGCTGTGTGGAAAAGATCACTGGTTTGCC TGGCACAGGTTCTTCATGGTGCTCACTTGGTCGATGACGATCGCAGCCTTCGTAATAATATTCGTGGAATTGGGCACATGGAGCTCCGCGACGATACACGCTTCCGTCGGCCTGGCTACCACAATTTTGTGCTTTATTCAGCCCTTCATGGCGGCTGTAAGACCGCACCCTGGCGCACCGCGAAGAGCTCTCTTCAATTGGGCTCACTGGTTCGTCGGTAATGTGGCAAAAATATGTGCCC TAATCGCGCTTTTCTTTGCGGTAAGACTAAACAAGGCCAAACTTCCGGAGTGGGTAGACTGGATTCTTACCGCATATGTGGTGTTTTACGTTCTGACTCATCTCATTCTAACA TTCCTTGGATGCATCTCTGACAGACAAGCAAGTCAGAGAGTGAATTCATTTCCGATGAAAGACATGCATTCTCGTGGATCAATGGTGCATCCAGATGCAAGGCGAGACGCTCCC CACTCCGGCATACGCAAGTTCATTTTCGGTGTGTACTTTGTGGTTATCGTCTTGTTCGCCGCGACCCTCATAGTGATCACCGTGTTGGCACCTATCGAGGAAACGTGGGCCACTTTAACCAACAGCATCTCGAGTTACTGA